A single Musa acuminata AAA Group cultivar baxijiao chromosome BXJ2-1, Cavendish_Baxijiao_AAA, whole genome shotgun sequence DNA region contains:
- the LOC135583272 gene encoding uncharacterized protein At3g27210-like, with protein MRRCLGIGSKAKRFFFFPSPAKEKPLCWDNPLGRFGPENPDFGCEEEIFFDSKESLDSECEDDFFSVIGDLTPSRVSTPDHQTNVRLISGLDNTIFVDKYPDSKSEPSPAGRKKLGDILHETIQGERAVDATNAAEEEVGINGKPDVLKTDTDQAPGSLNGTPYCSGGTSVCASEMTPSQDRKNRKGKIWKAGHCCLPSLQSFGFDEKRQKLNPGAYNS; from the exons ATGAGACGATGTCTAGGCATCGGTTCCAAGGCCAAGAGGTTCTTCTTCTTCCCGTCGCCCGCCAAGGAGAAGCCCTTGTGTTGGGATAACCCTTTGGGTCGATTTGGCCCTGAGAACCCAGACTTTG GCTGCGAGGAGGAAATATTTTTTGACTCAAAAGAAAGTTTGGATTCTGAATGTGAGGATGATTTCTTTAGTGTCATTGGAG ACTTGACACCGTCACGAGTAAGTACCCCTGACCATCAAACAAATGTAAGGTTGATCTCTGGATTGGATAATACCATCTTTGTGGACAAGTATCCAGACTCTAAATCCGAACCCTCTCCCGCTGGTAGAAAGAAATTAGGTGACATTCTACATGAAACAATTCAAGGTGAACGAGCAGTTGATGCAACAAATGCTGCCGAAGAGGAAGTGGGAATCAATGGAAAACCCGATGTACTCAAAACCGACACAGACCAAGCCCCAGGATCATTAAATGGCACTCCATACTGCTCTGGAGGCACTTCTGTCTGTGCAAGTGAAATGACACCAAGTCAGGATCGCAAGAACAGGAAAGGCAAAATATGGAAGGCTGGTCATTGTTGCTTGCCAAGCTTGCAGAGTTTTGGCTTTGATGAGAAAAGGCAGAAGCTGAATCCTGGAGCCTACAATTCCTGA
- the LOC103973256 gene encoding CBS domain-containing protein CBSX6-like yields MALVFLHRVIGDLTLGKPDLIEFSEVETLEAAARAIAGSSEGAIPVWHNRIPAAGAAPSSEERFVGMLNSLDVVAFLARAGGDRDRAMRTPVSEVVTPNPNLLREVDPCVRLIDALELMKLGVRCLLVRRSVACKGVSKPFSMLYNGKWLRNIETTKATSAATSSSPPSSSSLPQNNFCCLSREDVVRFLIGCLGALAPIPLSSIASLGAVDPHYSYVEALSPALEAIGKIPHGPCAIAVVETTSDGSHKILGDISAYELWKCDYVTTAWAMANLSAGQFAIGTDENGCSSPVDPPDQPIDLPVEVVTVGASPRLTKFSSRSIGFFDNQLKQVQTGRPRSMYKGRSKLLTCKHTSSLAAVMAQMLSYRATHVWVIDSESEDDILVGVVSYTDILDAVTRYASSVVPPTP; encoded by the exons ATGGCCCTCGTATTCCTCCACcgcgtcatcggtgacctgacgcTGGGGAAGCCAGATCTCATTGAGTTCTCCGAGGTGGAGACACTCGAGGCCGCCGCCCGGGCCATCGCCGGCTCCTCCGAGGGGGCCATTCCCGTCTGGCACAATCGGATACCCGCGGCGGGGGCAGCGCCGTCCTCGGAGGAGAGGTTTGTCGGTATGCTCAACTCGCTGGACGTGGTGGCCTTCCTCGCGAGGGCCGGCGGGGATCGTGACCGGGCCATGAGGACGCCGGTCTCGGAGGTGGTGACGCCCAATCCGAACTTGTTGAGAGAGGTGGATCCCTGTGTGAG GTTAATCGATGCGCTCGAGCTGATGAAGCTAGGTGTTCGGTGCCTCCTTGTGCGCAGAAGTGTTGCATGCAAAGGCGTCAGCAAGCCCTTTTCCATGCTCTACAATGGCAAATGGCTCAGGAACATAGAGACCACCAAGGCCACGAGTGCAGCAACCAGCAGCAGTCCAccgtcctcttcttctcttcctcagaACAATTTCTGCTGTCTCTCCCGAGAAGATGTCGTCCGCTTCCTAATCGGCTGCCTTGGTGCTCTTGCTCCCATCCCTCTGTCTTCCATCGCCTCTCTTGGGGCCGTTGATCCGCACTATTCTTACGTGGAAGCCCTCTCGCCCGCCCTTGAAGCCATCGGTAAGATCCCTCACGGCCCATGTGCGATTGCAGTCGTTGAGACTACCAGTGATGGCTCGCACAAGATTCTTGGAGACATCTCTGCGTACGAATTATGGAAATGTGACTACGTGACGACTGCATGGGCCATGGCAAATCTATCAGCAGGACAATTTGCTATCGGCACAGATGAAAATGGCTGCTCTTCACCGGTAGACCCGCCTGATCAGCCTATCGATTTGCCAGTGGAGGTTGTCACCGTTGGAGCCTCTCCCAGGCTGACCAAGTTTAGCAGCAGAAGCATCGGGTTCTTCGATAACCAGTTGAAGCAGGTGCAAACCGGGCGGCCGAGGAGCATGTACAAGGGGCGGAGTAAACTTTTGACGTGCAAGCACACGAGTTCATTGGCGGCTGTCATGGCCCAGATGCTGTCCTACAGGGCCACCCATGTATGGGTGATCGATTCGGAATCGGAGGATGACATCTTGGTCGGCGTCGTTTCGTACACTGACATCTTGGATGCAGTCACCAGATACGCCAGCAGTGTGGTTCCGCCGACTCCTTGA